The following are encoded in a window of Phaseolus vulgaris cultivar G19833 chromosome 3, P. vulgaris v2.0, whole genome shotgun sequence genomic DNA:
- the LOC137808613 gene encoding probable apyrase 7 isoform X2 — protein MIFGKLQGVKNNLRISASLQDLSSYRNIDPEHGLLRDPSNASFSKTKPLQLPTPVRRKCLAPIAIMALLLLLLLLYTFYSHQASPKYYVVLDCGSTGTRVYVYKAQVQQPHSTNLPIAIQSLKDGLRKDPASGRAYDRMETEPGLDKLLHNLTGLKTALKPLLKWAQKQIPEPSHRSTSLLLYATAGVRRLPFDDSKWLLDNAWNVLKGSPFVCRRDWVKIISGTEEAYFGWIALNYDSGILGVEPQKETYGALDLGGSSLQVTFEGNKQQHLNSETSLYVRIGSVNHHLTAYSLAGYGLNEAFDKSVARVFKEFGYGIADVMKGNLELKHPCLQSGYKARYTCSHCGALENGGESPKVEGNGNVSGKKTGIKTMVTLVGAPNWQKCNALAKVAVNLSEWSDASPALDCEIHPCALRHNLPRPMGHFYVISGFFVVYRFFNLSAEATLEDVLEKGREFCEKRWNVAKKSVAPQPFIEQYCFRAPYIASLLREGLHITDKSITVGSGSITWTLGVALLEAGKSYSVRFGLRGFDLLQMKMNLLVLIPILILSFILLLCALSWVVNWMPRFFRRQYLPFFRHNGGSTASGLNIPSPFRFQRWSPINSEQQLQIGIYLIQKLSQYKQSSLFLKVMAEPNFFLQNLFLQGYTLICGHTQVIMLIDVFLSTNSLQG, from the exons ATGATCTTTGGCAAACTACAAGGCGTCAAGAACAACCTCCGAATCTCCGCCTCCCTTCAGGATCTCTCCTCCTACCGGAACATCGACCCCGAACATGGCCTTCTCCGAGACCCATCCAACGCAAGTTTCTCCAAAACCAAACCACTTCAACTCCCCACCCCGGTTCGCCGGAAATGTCTCGCCCCGATCGCGATCATGgccctcctcctcctcctcctccttctcTACACCTTCTACTCCCACCAAGCCTCCCCCAAATACTACGTCGTTCTCGACTGCGGCAGCACCGGGACACGTGTCTACGTCTACAAGGCCCAAGTCCAACAGCCACACTCCACCAACCTCCCCATCGCCATCCAATCTCTGAAAGACGGCCTCCGCAAGGACCCCGCCAGTGGCCGCGCCTACGACCGAATGGAGACCGAACCGGGCCTCGACAAACTCCTCCACAACTTGACCGGTTTGAAAACCGCGCTCAAACCGCTTCTGAAATGGGCGCAGAAGCAGATTCCAGAGCCTTCCCACCGGTCCACTTCCCTGCTCCTCTACGCCACCGCCGGGGTCCGGAGACTTCCCTTCGATGACTCCAAGTGGCTGCTCGATAATGCGTGGAACGTTCTGAAAGGTTCGCCTTTTGTGTGTCGGAGGGATTGGGTGAAGATCATTTCCGGCACCGAGGAAGCTTACTTTGGTTGGATTGCGCTTAATTATGACAGTGGCATTCTCGGAGTGGAGCCCCAGAAGGAAACCTACGGTGCTCTTGATCTGGGGGGTTCTtctttgcaggtcacgtttgagGGTAATAAGCAACAGCATTTGAATAGTGAGACTAGTTTGTATGTTAGGATTGGGTCTGTGAACCATCATTTGACTGCGTATTCCCTTGCTGGTTATGGCCTCAATGAGGCCTTTGATAAGTCTGTTGCGCGTGTTTTCAAGGAGTTTGGGTATGGTATTGCGGATGTTATGAAGGGGAATCTGGAGCTTAAGCATCCCTGCTTGCAGTCTGGGTACAAGGCTCGCTACACGTGCTCGCATTGTGGTGCTTTGGAGAATGGAGGGGAGAGTCCTAAGGTTGAGGGGAATGGGAATGTGTCGGGGAAGAAGACAGGAATTAAGACCATGGTCACTCTTGTTGGCGCGCCCAATTGGCAGAAGTGTAACGCGCTGGCCAAGGTTGCTGTTAATTTGTCTGAATGGAGTGATGCCAGTCCTGCGCTGGATTGTGAGATTCATCCGTGTGCTCTTCGGCATAACTTGCCTCGCCCTATGGGACATTTTTATGTGATTTCTGGGTTTTTTGTGGTGTATAGGTTTTTCAACTTGAGTGCAGAAGCCACGCTTGAGGATGTGTTGGAGAAGGGTAGGGAATTCTGTGAGAAGAGATGGAATGTTGCAAAGAAGAGTGTTGCTCCTCAGCCCTTTATTGAGCAGTACTGCTTTCGGGCGCCTTACATTGCATCATTGCTTAGAGAGGGTTTGCACATTACTGATAAGAGTATAACTGTTGGTTCTGGAAGTATCACTTGGACACTTGGAGTGGCTTTGTTGGAAGCTGGGAAGTCGTATTCTGTTAGGTTTGGCCTTCGTGGTTTTGACTTGCTTCAGATGAAGATGAATCTACTTGTTCTTATTCCCATTTTGATACTTTCGTTTATTCTTCTGCTTTGTGCTTTATCGTGGGTTGTCAATTGGATGCCAAGATTTTTCCGGAGACAGTATCTTCCATTTTTCAGGCATAACGGTGGGTCCACTGCATCTGGCCTTAATATCCCATCCCCATTTCGGTTTCAGAGGTGGAGTCCAATCAATTCTG AACAGCAACTCCAAATTGGCATTTACCTGATCCAGAAGCTCTCACAGTACAAGCAAAGCTCCCTCTTTCTCAAAGTCATGGCCGAGCCAAATTTTTTCCTGCAAAATCTGTTTCTGCAAGGCTATACACTCATTTGTGGTCACACACAAGTCATAATGTTGATAGATGTTTTCTTAAGCACGAATTCCCTCCAGGGTTAA
- the LOC137808613 gene encoding probable apyrase 7 isoform X1 produces the protein MIFGKLQGVKNNLRISASLQDLSSYRNIDPEHGLLRDPSNASFSKTKPLQLPTPVRRKCLAPIAIMALLLLLLLLYTFYSHQASPKYYVVLDCGSTGTRVYVYKAQVQQPHSTNLPIAIQSLKDGLRKDPASGRAYDRMETEPGLDKLLHNLTGLKTALKPLLKWAQKQIPEPSHRSTSLLLYATAGVRRLPFDDSKWLLDNAWNVLKGSPFVCRRDWVKIISGTEEAYFGWIALNYDSGILGVEPQKETYGALDLGGSSLQVTFEGNKQQHLNSETSLYVRIGSVNHHLTAYSLAGYGLNEAFDKSVARVFKEFGYGIADVMKGNLELKHPCLQSGYKARYTCSHCGALENGGESPKVEGNGNVSGKKTGIKTMVTLVGAPNWQKCNALAKVAVNLSEWSDASPALDCEIHPCALRHNLPRPMGHFYVISGFFVVYRFFNLSAEATLEDVLEKGREFCEKRWNVAKKSVAPQPFIEQYCFRAPYIASLLREGLHITDKSITVGSGSITWTLGVALLEAGKSYSVRFGLRGFDLLQMKMNLLVLIPILILSFILLLCALSWVVNWMPRFFRRQYLPFFRHNGGSTASGLNIPSPFRFQRWSPINSGDRIKTPLSPRTAGSQDRAFSLGHGPGDNSGNIQLMESPFHPSASSVLHSYSSNNLGQMQVDGSSIGTFWSPNRSQMRLQSRRSQSREDLHSSLAEAHMVKV, from the exons ATGATCTTTGGCAAACTACAAGGCGTCAAGAACAACCTCCGAATCTCCGCCTCCCTTCAGGATCTCTCCTCCTACCGGAACATCGACCCCGAACATGGCCTTCTCCGAGACCCATCCAACGCAAGTTTCTCCAAAACCAAACCACTTCAACTCCCCACCCCGGTTCGCCGGAAATGTCTCGCCCCGATCGCGATCATGgccctcctcctcctcctcctccttctcTACACCTTCTACTCCCACCAAGCCTCCCCCAAATACTACGTCGTTCTCGACTGCGGCAGCACCGGGACACGTGTCTACGTCTACAAGGCCCAAGTCCAACAGCCACACTCCACCAACCTCCCCATCGCCATCCAATCTCTGAAAGACGGCCTCCGCAAGGACCCCGCCAGTGGCCGCGCCTACGACCGAATGGAGACCGAACCGGGCCTCGACAAACTCCTCCACAACTTGACCGGTTTGAAAACCGCGCTCAAACCGCTTCTGAAATGGGCGCAGAAGCAGATTCCAGAGCCTTCCCACCGGTCCACTTCCCTGCTCCTCTACGCCACCGCCGGGGTCCGGAGACTTCCCTTCGATGACTCCAAGTGGCTGCTCGATAATGCGTGGAACGTTCTGAAAGGTTCGCCTTTTGTGTGTCGGAGGGATTGGGTGAAGATCATTTCCGGCACCGAGGAAGCTTACTTTGGTTGGATTGCGCTTAATTATGACAGTGGCATTCTCGGAGTGGAGCCCCAGAAGGAAACCTACGGTGCTCTTGATCTGGGGGGTTCTtctttgcaggtcacgtttgagGGTAATAAGCAACAGCATTTGAATAGTGAGACTAGTTTGTATGTTAGGATTGGGTCTGTGAACCATCATTTGACTGCGTATTCCCTTGCTGGTTATGGCCTCAATGAGGCCTTTGATAAGTCTGTTGCGCGTGTTTTCAAGGAGTTTGGGTATGGTATTGCGGATGTTATGAAGGGGAATCTGGAGCTTAAGCATCCCTGCTTGCAGTCTGGGTACAAGGCTCGCTACACGTGCTCGCATTGTGGTGCTTTGGAGAATGGAGGGGAGAGTCCTAAGGTTGAGGGGAATGGGAATGTGTCGGGGAAGAAGACAGGAATTAAGACCATGGTCACTCTTGTTGGCGCGCCCAATTGGCAGAAGTGTAACGCGCTGGCCAAGGTTGCTGTTAATTTGTCTGAATGGAGTGATGCCAGTCCTGCGCTGGATTGTGAGATTCATCCGTGTGCTCTTCGGCATAACTTGCCTCGCCCTATGGGACATTTTTATGTGATTTCTGGGTTTTTTGTGGTGTATAGGTTTTTCAACTTGAGTGCAGAAGCCACGCTTGAGGATGTGTTGGAGAAGGGTAGGGAATTCTGTGAGAAGAGATGGAATGTTGCAAAGAAGAGTGTTGCTCCTCAGCCCTTTATTGAGCAGTACTGCTTTCGGGCGCCTTACATTGCATCATTGCTTAGAGAGGGTTTGCACATTACTGATAAGAGTATAACTGTTGGTTCTGGAAGTATCACTTGGACACTTGGAGTGGCTTTGTTGGAAGCTGGGAAGTCGTATTCTGTTAGGTTTGGCCTTCGTGGTTTTGACTTGCTTCAGATGAAGATGAATCTACTTGTTCTTATTCCCATTTTGATACTTTCGTTTATTCTTCTGCTTTGTGCTTTATCGTGGGTTGTCAATTGGATGCCAAGATTTTTCCGGAGACAGTATCTTCCATTTTTCAGGCATAACGGTGGGTCCACTGCATCTGGCCTTAATATCCCATCCCCATTTCGGTTTCAGAGGTGGAGTCCAATCAATTCTG GGGATAGAATAAAGACCCCACTCAGCCCAAGAACGGCAGGTTCACAGGATAGAGCCTTTAGCCTGGGGCATGGTCCTGGTGATAACAGTGGCAACATCCAGCTGATGGAATCTCCCTTTCATCCATCAGCTAGTAGTGTCTTGCATAGTTATTCTTCAAACAATTTAGGGCAGATGCAAGTTGACGGCAGTAGTATAGGGAC